The following coding sequences lie in one Capsicum annuum cultivar UCD-10X-F1 chromosome 5, UCD10Xv1.1, whole genome shotgun sequence genomic window:
- the LOC107871558 gene encoding receptor kinase-like protein Xa21, which translates to MENHIFLLILLFLIQYYFVSISAASSNETDREALLVFQNLVASPGHFLANNWTKTTSFCSWFGVTCSSKRQRVVALTLPDLKLQGTISPSLANLSFLSVLDLGNNSFHGGIPYGLGYLPRLQVIDIQNNRLNGSIPASLFQHRRVQVISLAFNELSGEMWKGPWDVPELRVLNLMNNSLTGIIPPSVGNATKLMNFVLSGNRISGDLPKEIGNMSQLTFLSLVDNQLTGSIPAALFNISSLLEVRLGFNNLFGPLLLDEGNIVSNLELLSISKNQISGHIPANICQLTKLKRLSISYNKITGDIPKNIGCLAKLEIFYMGTNEISGTIPASFGNISTLQYLECPRNHITGQIPPELGKLSNLRKLICPENYNLTGQIPEAIFNISSLEVIDFNLNNLSGGIPATTGLYLPNLEELYLGVNQIKGEIPLFITNASKLEILSLASNFLTGTIPINLGNLRALRGLYLGGNQLTNEQQGHELGFFNSLADCRMLQTLQVGSNPLHGVLPNSIGNLSSTIEILYMGDANISGFIPTSIGNMSGLKTLEFQDNDLTGNIPPEIGKLKQLQGLYLQSNKLQGPIADVVCHLSNLIELTLDRNELTGVIPECIGDLSMLQQLYLESNKFSSIIPLSISKLSGLLYLHISRNSIVGEVPSDIGNLKAMVDLDLSGNQLSGVIPSGIGELQNLEHLDLSNNSFLGKIPLSFANLKGLEFLDLSLNALSGTIPKSVEKLAYLKSINVSFNDLEGEIPNGGVFANSTLQSFLGNKRLCGMHILEVPACAITNTRKKSKSKKLVLKIVIPVATSSFLILLLVLAWMVKRKKKAKSDDVEKALEIKTHQLVSYHEIQRATNNFDQSNLIDVGGSGSVYKGILSGGIIVAIKVLDLENEEVCKRFDTECEVMRNVRHRNLVPVITTCSSDYIRAFVLKYMPNGSLENWLYKEDRHLNLLQRVAIMHDVAMAIEYLHHGNDTPIVHCDLKPANVLLDENMVAHVGDFGISKILAVSKSMAHTETLGTLGYIAPEYGSEGIVSASGDVYSYGIMLMEVLAKRRPTDEELFNENLGLREWIRLAFPRTIMEVVDANLFPEGEQITSKSGICIISMIELALDCTKEASESRITMKDVVKRLNKIKNMYPET; encoded by the exons ATGGAGAACCACATTTTCTTATTGATacttctctttctaattcaatattACTTTGTTTCTATATCAGCTGCTTCGTCAAATGAAACAGATCGTGAAGCTCTATTAGTATTCCAAAATCTTGTTGCAAGTCCAGGTCATTTTTTGGCCAATAATTGGACCAAGACTACTTCTTTTTGCTCTTGGTTTGGTGTCACTTGCAGTTCAAAAAGGCAAAGGGTTGTCGCCTTGACTCTTCCTGATTTGAAACTACAAGGTACAATTTCCCCTTCATTGGCCAATTTGTCCTTTCTCAGTGTGCTCGATCTCGGGAACAATAGCTTCCACGGTGGCATCCCTTACGGACTTGGCTACTTGCCTCGCTTGCAAGTGATTGATATTCAAAATAATCGGCTCAATGGAAGTATTCCAGCAAGCCTATTTCAACACCGTAGAGTTCAAGTAATTTCATTGGCTTTCAATGAACTCAGCGGTGAAATGTGGAAAGGGCCATGGGATGTACCCGAACTCAGAGTCTTAAATCTCATGAACAATAGCCTCACAGGTATAATCCCTCCTTCGGTCGGAAATGCCACAAAGTTGATGAACTTCGTTTTGTCTGGGAATAGAATCAGCGGCGACCTTCCAAAGGAGATCGGTAATATGAGTCAACTAACATTTTTGTCCTTGGTCGATAATCAATTAACTGGTTCCATTCCCGCAGCACTGTTTAATATCTCGTCACTACTTGAAGTGCGTCTAGGATTCAATAACCTATTTGGACCTCTCCTGCTTGATGAAGGAAACATTGTGTCAAATCTAGAGTTATTAAGTATATCTAAAAACCAAATTTCTGGTCACATTCCTGCCAACATTTGCCAACTCACAAAGCTCAAACGGTTGTCCatatcatacaacaagataactGGAGATATACCCAAAAATATTGGTTGTCTAGCCAAGCTCGAAATATTCTATATGGGTACAAATGAAATAAGTGGGACTATTCCTGCTTCATTTGGCAATATTTCCACTCTGCAATATCTTGAGTGTCCAAGAAATCACATAACGGGGCAAATTCCTCCGGAATTAGGGAAGCTATCAAATTTGAGGAAATTAATTTGTCCAGAGAATTATAATCTTACTGGTCAAATTCCAGAGGCTATTTTCAACATATCCTCGTTGGAAGTCATTGATTTCAATCTCAACAACCTTTCGGGGGGGATTCCAGCCACGACAGGTCTTTATCTTCCAAACCTTGAAGAACTTTACTTGGGAGTCAATCAGATCAAAGGGGAAATTCCTTTGTTCATAACAAATGCTTCCAAGCTTGAGATACTGTCGCTAGCAAGTAACTTTCTCACAGGAACTATTCCTATTAATTTGGGAAATCTTCGTGCGCTGCGAGGACTGTACCTAGGTGGTAATCAACTTACCAATGAACAACAAGGGCATGAGTTGGGATTCTTCAATTCCTTGGCGGACTGCAGGATGTTGCAAACTCTACAGGTGGGTAGCAATCCCTTGCATGGCGTTCTGCCCAATTCTATTGGGAACCTTTCATCTACTATAGAAATATTATACATGGGAGATGCAAATATCAGTGGCTTCATCCCCACGAGTATAGGCAACATGAGTGGTCTAAAGACCCTAGAATTTCAAGACAACGACCTGACGGGAAATATTCCTCCCGAGATTGGTAAGCTTAAACAACTCCAAGGGCTGTATCTACAAAGCAATAAATTGCAGGGACCTATCGCAGACGTGGTATGTCATTTATCTAATTTGATTGAATTAACTCTGGATAGAAATGAGCTCACTGGAGTGATCCCAGAATGTATAGGAGATCTAAGCATGCTACAACAGCTTTATTTGGAATCTAACAAATTTTCATCCATTATTCCTTTGAGCATTTCTAAGCTGAGTGGTCTTTTGTATCTACACATTTCACGGAATTCTATAGTGGGAGAAGTTCCGTCAGATATTGGAAACCTGAAAGCCATGGTAGATCTAGATCTTTCTGGTAACCAGCTTTCGGGGGTGATACCAAGCGGAATAGGGGAACTCCAAAACCTGGAGCATCTTGACCTATCAAACAAttcatttttgggaaaaattccATTATCTTTTGCCAACTTGAAAGGCTTGGAATTCTTGGATCTGTCACTAAATGCCTTATCAGGTACTATTCCTAAGTCTGTGGAAAAACTCGCATATCTTAAAAGCATTAATGTTTCATTTAATGACTTAGAAGGTGAAATACCCAATGGTGGGGTGTTTGCAAATTCCACTCTACAATCATTTCTTGGGAACAAAAGGCTATGTGGAATGCACATATTGGAGGTTCCTGCTTGTGCTATCACTAAtactagaaaaaaatcaaagtctaagaAGCTCGTGCTTAAAATTGTTATTCCTGTGGCTACGTCATCATTTCTGATATTATTGTTGGTGTTAGCTTGGATGGTGAAACGAAAGAAGAAAGCAAAGTCTGATGATGTGGAAAAGGCACTGGAGATCAAGACTCATCAATTAGTTTCTTATCACGAGATTCAACGAGCAACAAATAATTTTGATCAATCCAATTTGATTGATGTGGGAGGTTCTGGCTCTGTGTATAAAGGTATATTATCTGGTGGAATCATAGTTGCAATAAAGGTTCTGGATTTGGAAAATGAGGAAGTATGCAAAAGGTTTGATACCGAATGCGAAGTTATGAGAAATGTTAGACACAGAAATCTTGTCCCCGTGATTACTACTTGTTCTAGTGACTATATAAGAGCCTTTGTTCTGAAATATATGCCCAATGGAAGTCTTGAGAATTGGTTGTACAAAGAAGATCGCCACTTGAACCTTCTTCAAAGAGTTGCCATAATGCATGATGTGGCTATGGCAATTGAATATCTGCATCATGGAAATGACACTCCGATAGTTCATTGCGACCTGAAGCCAGCCAACGTTCTTTTGGATGAAAATATGGTAGCTCATGTTGGTGATTTTGGCATCTCTAAAATTTTAGCTGTAAGTAAGTCCATGGCACACACCGAAACATTGGGCACTCTTGGATATATTGCACCAG AATATGGTTCAGAGGGAATAGTCTCCGCTAGTGGTGATGTTTACAGCTATGGCATCATGTTGATGGAAGTTTTGGCAAAAAGAAGGCCGACAGATGAAGAGTTATTCAATGAAAATCTTGGCTTGAGAGAGTGGATAAGGCTAGCATTTCCGAGAACCATAATGGAAGTTGTGGATGCCAATCTTTTTCCCGAGGGAGAACAAATCACTTCTAAAAGTGGAATCTGCATAATTTCCATGATAGAATTGGCTTTAGATTGCACAAAGGAAGCTTCAGAATCAAGAATAACCATGAAAGATGTAGTCAAAAGGCTtaacaaaatcaagaacatgTATCCGGAAACATAG
- the LOC107870167 gene encoding 14-3-3 protein 5 yields the protein MASQREENVYMAKLAEQAERYEEMVEFMEKVVAALDGGDELTVEERNLLSVAYKNVIGARRASWRIISSIEQKEESRGNEDHVTSIKNYRSKIEIELTSICNGILKLLDSKLIGSAATGDSKVFYLKMKGDYYRYLAEFKTGAERKEAAENTLSAYKSAQDIANAELAPTHPIRLGLALNFSVFYYEILNSPDHACNLAKQAFDEAIAELDTLGEESYKDSTLIMQLLRDNLTLWTSDMQDDGTDEIKEPLKADNEQ from the exons ATGGCATCTCAACGAGAAGAGAATGTATACATGGCGAAACTCGCCGAGCAAGCTGAACGCTACGAAGAAATGGTAGAATTCATGGAGAAAGTCGTCGCTGCCTTAGACGGCGGCGACGAACTCACCGTCGAAGAACGGAATCTCCTCTCCGTCGCGTATAAAAACGTGATCGGAGCAAGACGAGCATCATGGCGGATAATTTCATCAATTGAACAGAAAGAAGAGAGTCGTGGTAATGAAGATCATGTTACTTCGATTAAAAATTATAGatctaaaattgaaattgaattgacTTCGATTTGTAATGGTATACTGAAGTTGCTTGATTCGAAACTTATTGGTTCGGCTGCTACTGGTGATTCGAaggttttttatttgaaaatgaagGGAGATTATTATCGGTATTTGGCTGAGTTTAAAACTGGAGCTGAGAGAAAAGAAGCTGCTGAGAATACTCTTTCGGCTTATAAGTCTGCTCAG GATATTGCTAATGCCGAATTGGCCCCAACACATCCTATCCGATTGGGGCTAGCTCTCAATTTCTCAGTGTTTTACTATGAGATTTTGAATTCTCCTGATCATGCTTGTAATCTCGCCAAACAG GCCTTTGACGAGGCAATTGCGGAGCTTGACACCCTGGGAGAGGAGTCCTACAAGGATAGCACTTTGATTATGCAACTTCTGCGTGATAACCTCACTTTGTGGACCTCGGATATGCAG GATGATGGAACCGATGAGATCAAAGAACCATTGAAAGCAGATAATGAGCAGTAA
- the LOC107870168 gene encoding receptor kinase-like protein Xa21 isoform X2, which translates to MEKHIFLLILLFLIQYYSINISLASSNETDQQALIAFRNLITSPSHFLVDNWTKNTSFCSWFGVTCSSKRQRVVALTLPNLNLQGTLSPSLTNLLFLSVLNLRNNNFHGDIPYGLGHLPRLRVIDILNNQLQGSIPTSLFQHQRIQIISLAYNKLSGEMWKGPWYVPELRVLNLRNNSLTGIIPPSVGNATKLMNFSLSGNRITSNIPKEIGNLSQLAFLDLHDNQLTGSIPVTLFNISSLLVVSLRINSLSGPLLLGEGNIVSNMMFLSISHNQISGPIPKNICQLTKLKVLSISFNKITGDIPRNIGCLSKLEELYIGDNPIKGTIPTSIGNISTLRKLYCGNNRIVGQIPLELGKLSNLRQLSFEQNYNLTGQIPEAIFNISSLEIIDFSSNNLSGRIPTTTGIHLPNLEGLFLGSNQLEGEIPLFITNASKLEILALANNFLTGSIPTNLGNLRELRYLFIHTNQLNNEPREHELRFFDSLVDCRMLRYLQVGSNPLNGVLPNSIGNLSSTIENFNIADAHINGFIPTGIVNMSGLTALDFRGNNLTGSIPFEIGKLKQLQGLYLTTNKLQGYIPEAVCHLSNLVQLSLEANELSGLIPECFGNLSMLQMLYLDSNKLSSKFPLSLWKMSGLLYLSVSRNSIEGEVPSDIGELKAIVDLDLSGNHFSGMLPSKLGDLESVKSLDLSNNSFSGSIPLSVANLISLEFLDLSLNALSEGVIPSGGVFANSTVQSFLGNKGLCGMHILKFPACPITNPGEHTKSKKLVLKIVIPVITSLFLISLLVSAWIMKRKKKGKSNDVEKTPSIETRQLVSYREIQRATNNFDGSNLIGVGGSGSVYKGTLSSGIVVAIKVLDLENEEVCKRFDTECEVMRNVRHRNLVPVITTCCCEYIRAFVLQYMPNGSFENWLYKEDRHLNLLQRVAIMHDVAVAIEYLHHGCDTPIVHCDLKPANVLLDEDMVAHVGDFGISQILAVSKSMAHTETFGTLGYIAPEYGSEGIVSTSSDVYSYGIMMIELLVKRRPTDDEIFNENLGLRQWIRRAFPKTIMEVVDVNLLHEEEHVNSKSEICIASMTELALDCTEEKPESRIDMTDVVKRLNKIKNTFLET; encoded by the exons ATGGAGAAGCACATTTTTTTGTTGATtcttctctttctaattcaatattACTCAATTAATATATCACTTGCTTCCTCAAATGAAACAGACCAACAAGCTCTAATAGCTTTCAGAAATCTTATTACAAGTCCTAGTCATTTTTTGGTCGATAATTGGACGAAAAATACCTCTTTTTGCTCTTGGTTTGGTGTCACGTGCAGTTCAAAAAGGCAAAGAGTAGTGGCCTTGACTCTTCCTAATTTGAATCTTCAAGGCACACTTTCCCCGTCATTGACCAATTTATTGTTTCTCAGTGTGCTCAATCTTCGAAACAACAACTTCCACGGTGACATCCCATATGGCCTTGGCCACTTGCCTCGCTTGCGAGTGATTGATATTCTGAACAATCAGCTCCAAGGAAGTATCCCGACTAGTCTATTTCAACACCAGAGAATTCAAATCATTTCATTGGCTTACAATAAACTCAGCGGTGAAATGTGGAAAGGGCCATGGTATGTACCCGAACTTAGAGTCTTAAATCTCAGAAACAATAGCCTCACGGGTATAATCCCTCCTTCGGTTGGAAATGCCACAAAATTGATGAACTTCAGTTTGTCTGGGAATAGAATCACCAGCAACATTCCAAAGGAGATCGGTAACCTTAGCCAGCTTGCATTTTTGGACTTGCACGATAATCAGTTAACAGGTTCCATTCCTGTAACACTCTTCAATATCTCGTCGCTACTTGTTGTATCTCTGCGAATCAATAGCCTTTCAGGTCCTCTCTTGCTTGGTGAAGGGAATATTGTGTCAAATATGATGTTTCTAAGTATATCTCATAACCAAATTTCTGGTCCCATTCCTAAAAACATATGCCAACTGACAAAGCTCAAAGTGTTGTCCATATCTTTCAACAAGATAACTGGAGATATACCTCGAAATATTGGTTGTTTATCCAAACTCGAGGAGCTTTATATTGGTGATAATCCAATAAAAGGGACCATTCCCACTTCGATTGGCAATATTTCCACTCTGCGAAAGCTTTATTGTGGAAACAATCGCATAGTGGGGCAAATTCCTTTGGAATTAGGGAAGCTATCAAATTTGAGGCAATTAAGCTTTGAGCAGAATTATAATCTTACTGGTCAAATTCCGGAGGCTATTTTCAACATATCTTCTTTGGAAATCATTGATTTCAGTTCCAACAACCTCTCGGGTAGAATTCCAACCACTACAGGCATTCATCTTCCAAACCTTGAAGGCCTTTTCTTGGGAAGCAATCAGCTCGAAGGGGAAATTCCGTTGTTCATAACAAATGCTTCCAAGCTTGAGATACTGGCGCTAGCAAATAACTTTCTCACAGGAAGTATTCCTACTAACTTGGGAAATCTTCGTGAGTTGCGATATTTGTTCATACATACTAATCAACTTAACAATGAACCAAGAGAGCATGAGCTCAGATTCTTCGATTCCTTGGTAGACTGTAGGATGTTGCGATATCTACAAGTGGGTTCCAATCCGTTGAATGGCGTTCTTCCCAATTCCATTGGGAATCTCTCATCTactattgaaaattttaatatagcagatgcacacatcaatggctTTATCCCCACTGGTATAGTCAACATGAGCGGTCTTACAGCCCTAGACTTTCGAGGAAACAACTTGACAGGGAGTATTCCTTTTGAAATTGGTAAGCTTAAACAACTCCAAGGGCTGTATCTAACTACGAATAAATTGCAGGGATATATTCCAGAGGCGGTATGCCATTTGTCTAATTTGGTTCAATTAAGTTTGGAAGCTAATGAGCTCTCTGGATTAATTCCAGAATGCTTTGGAAATCTTAGCATGCTACAAATGCTTTATTTGGATTCTAATAAATTATCATCAAAATTTCCCTTGAGCCTTTGGAAAATGAGTGGTCTTCTCTATCTAAGTGTGTCACGAAATTCTATAGAGGGAGAAGTTCCATCAGATATAGGAGAACTGAAGGCCATTGTAGATCTAGATCTTTCTGGTAACCACTTTTCAGGCATGTTACCAAGCAAATTGGGGGACCTCGAAAGCGTGAAGTCTCTTGACCTGTCGAACAATTCATTTTCAGGCTCAATTCCATTATCCGTTGCCAACTTGATAAGCTTGGAGTTCTTGGATTTGTCTTTAAATGCTTTGTCAG aAGGTGTAATACCCAGTGGTGGCGTGTTTGCAAATTCCACTGTGCAATCATTTCTTGGGAATAAAGGTCTATGTGGAATGCACATATTGAAGTTTCCTGCTTGCCCTATCACTAATCCTGGAGAACATACAAAGTCTAAGAAGCTTGTGCTTAAAATTGTTATTCCAGTGATTACCTCACTATTTCTAATATCCTTGTTGGTGTCGGCTTGGATAATGAAACGAAAGAAGAAAGGAAAATCCAACGATGTAGAAAAGACACCGAGTATCGAGACTCGTCAATTAGTTTCTTATCGCGAGATTCAACGAGCAACAAATAATTTTGATGGATCCAATTTAATTGGTGTGGGAGGTTCTGGCTCTGTGTACAAAGGCACATTATCTAGTGGAATTGTGGTGGCGATAAAGGTTCTAGATTTGGAAAATGAGGAAGTGTGCAAAAGGTTTGATACTGAATGTGAAGTGATGAGAAATGTTAGGCACAGAAATCTTGTTCCGGTGATTACCACTTGTTGCTGTGAATACATAAGAGCCTTTGTTCTGCAGTATATGCCCAATGGAAGTTTTGAGAATTGGTTGTACAAAGAAGATCGCCACTTGAACCTTCTTCAAAGAGTTGCCATAATGCATGATGTGGCTGTAGCAATTGAATATCTACACCATGGCTGTGACACTCCGATAGTTCATTGCGACCTGAAGCCAGCCAACGTTCTTTTGGATGAAGATATGGTGGCACACGTTGGTGATTTTGGCATCTCTCAGATACTAGCCGTAAGCAAGTCCATGGCACATACTGAGACATTCGGCACTCTTGGTTACATTGCACCAG AATATGGCTCGGAGGGAATCGTGTCCACTAGTAGTGATGTTTACAGCTATGGAATCATGATGATAGAGCTATTGGTCAAAAGAAGACCAACCGATGATGAGATATTCAATGAAAATCTTGGGTTGAGGCAGTGGATTAGACGAGCATTTCCCAAGACGATTATGGAAGTTGTTGATGTCAATCTTCTCCACGAGGAAGAACATGTCAATTCCAAAAGTGAAATCTGCATAGCCTCCATGACGGAATTGGCATTGGATTGCACAGAGGAAAAGCCAGAGTCGAGGATAGATATGACAGACGTAGTCAAGAGGCTtaacaaaatcaagaacacatttTTGGAAACATAG
- the LOC107870168 gene encoding receptor kinase-like protein Xa21 isoform X1, which translates to MEKHIFLLILLFLIQYYSINISLASSNETDQQALIAFRNLITSPSHFLVDNWTKNTSFCSWFGVTCSSKRQRVVALTLPNLNLQGTLSPSLTNLLFLSVLNLRNNNFHGDIPYGLGHLPRLRVIDILNNQLQGSIPTSLFQHQRIQIISLAYNKLSGEMWKGPWYVPELRVLNLRNNSLTGIIPPSVGNATKLMNFSLSGNRITSNIPKEIGNLSQLAFLDLHDNQLTGSIPVTLFNISSLLVVSLRINSLSGPLLLGEGNIVSNMMFLSISHNQISGPIPKNICQLTKLKVLSISFNKITGDIPRNIGCLSKLEELYIGDNPIKGTIPTSIGNISTLRKLYCGNNRIVGQIPLELGKLSNLRQLSFEQNYNLTGQIPEAIFNISSLEIIDFSSNNLSGRIPTTTGIHLPNLEGLFLGSNQLEGEIPLFITNASKLEILALANNFLTGSIPTNLGNLRELRYLFIHTNQLNNEPREHELRFFDSLVDCRMLRYLQVGSNPLNGVLPNSIGNLSSTIENFNIADAHINGFIPTGIVNMSGLTALDFRGNNLTGSIPFEIGKLKQLQGLYLTTNKLQGYIPEAVCHLSNLVQLSLEANELSGLIPECFGNLSMLQMLYLDSNKLSSKFPLSLWKMSGLLYLSVSRNSIEGEVPSDIGELKAIVDLDLSGNHFSGMLPSKLGDLESVKSLDLSNNSFSGSIPLSVANLISLEFLDLSLNALSGTIPKSMEKLSYLKSINVSFNDLEGVIPSGGVFANSTVQSFLGNKGLCGMHILKFPACPITNPGEHTKSKKLVLKIVIPVITSLFLISLLVSAWIMKRKKKGKSNDVEKTPSIETRQLVSYREIQRATNNFDGSNLIGVGGSGSVYKGTLSSGIVVAIKVLDLENEEVCKRFDTECEVMRNVRHRNLVPVITTCCCEYIRAFVLQYMPNGSFENWLYKEDRHLNLLQRVAIMHDVAVAIEYLHHGCDTPIVHCDLKPANVLLDEDMVAHVGDFGISQILAVSKSMAHTETFGTLGYIAPEYGSEGIVSTSSDVYSYGIMMIELLVKRRPTDDEIFNENLGLRQWIRRAFPKTIMEVVDVNLLHEEEHVNSKSEICIASMTELALDCTEEKPESRIDMTDVVKRLNKIKNTFLET; encoded by the exons ATGGAGAAGCACATTTTTTTGTTGATtcttctctttctaattcaatattACTCAATTAATATATCACTTGCTTCCTCAAATGAAACAGACCAACAAGCTCTAATAGCTTTCAGAAATCTTATTACAAGTCCTAGTCATTTTTTGGTCGATAATTGGACGAAAAATACCTCTTTTTGCTCTTGGTTTGGTGTCACGTGCAGTTCAAAAAGGCAAAGAGTAGTGGCCTTGACTCTTCCTAATTTGAATCTTCAAGGCACACTTTCCCCGTCATTGACCAATTTATTGTTTCTCAGTGTGCTCAATCTTCGAAACAACAACTTCCACGGTGACATCCCATATGGCCTTGGCCACTTGCCTCGCTTGCGAGTGATTGATATTCTGAACAATCAGCTCCAAGGAAGTATCCCGACTAGTCTATTTCAACACCAGAGAATTCAAATCATTTCATTGGCTTACAATAAACTCAGCGGTGAAATGTGGAAAGGGCCATGGTATGTACCCGAACTTAGAGTCTTAAATCTCAGAAACAATAGCCTCACGGGTATAATCCCTCCTTCGGTTGGAAATGCCACAAAATTGATGAACTTCAGTTTGTCTGGGAATAGAATCACCAGCAACATTCCAAAGGAGATCGGTAACCTTAGCCAGCTTGCATTTTTGGACTTGCACGATAATCAGTTAACAGGTTCCATTCCTGTAACACTCTTCAATATCTCGTCGCTACTTGTTGTATCTCTGCGAATCAATAGCCTTTCAGGTCCTCTCTTGCTTGGTGAAGGGAATATTGTGTCAAATATGATGTTTCTAAGTATATCTCATAACCAAATTTCTGGTCCCATTCCTAAAAACATATGCCAACTGACAAAGCTCAAAGTGTTGTCCATATCTTTCAACAAGATAACTGGAGATATACCTCGAAATATTGGTTGTTTATCCAAACTCGAGGAGCTTTATATTGGTGATAATCCAATAAAAGGGACCATTCCCACTTCGATTGGCAATATTTCCACTCTGCGAAAGCTTTATTGTGGAAACAATCGCATAGTGGGGCAAATTCCTTTGGAATTAGGGAAGCTATCAAATTTGAGGCAATTAAGCTTTGAGCAGAATTATAATCTTACTGGTCAAATTCCGGAGGCTATTTTCAACATATCTTCTTTGGAAATCATTGATTTCAGTTCCAACAACCTCTCGGGTAGAATTCCAACCACTACAGGCATTCATCTTCCAAACCTTGAAGGCCTTTTCTTGGGAAGCAATCAGCTCGAAGGGGAAATTCCGTTGTTCATAACAAATGCTTCCAAGCTTGAGATACTGGCGCTAGCAAATAACTTTCTCACAGGAAGTATTCCTACTAACTTGGGAAATCTTCGTGAGTTGCGATATTTGTTCATACATACTAATCAACTTAACAATGAACCAAGAGAGCATGAGCTCAGATTCTTCGATTCCTTGGTAGACTGTAGGATGTTGCGATATCTACAAGTGGGTTCCAATCCGTTGAATGGCGTTCTTCCCAATTCCATTGGGAATCTCTCATCTactattgaaaattttaatatagcagatgcacacatcaatggctTTATCCCCACTGGTATAGTCAACATGAGCGGTCTTACAGCCCTAGACTTTCGAGGAAACAACTTGACAGGGAGTATTCCTTTTGAAATTGGTAAGCTTAAACAACTCCAAGGGCTGTATCTAACTACGAATAAATTGCAGGGATATATTCCAGAGGCGGTATGCCATTTGTCTAATTTGGTTCAATTAAGTTTGGAAGCTAATGAGCTCTCTGGATTAATTCCAGAATGCTTTGGAAATCTTAGCATGCTACAAATGCTTTATTTGGATTCTAATAAATTATCATCAAAATTTCCCTTGAGCCTTTGGAAAATGAGTGGTCTTCTCTATCTAAGTGTGTCACGAAATTCTATAGAGGGAGAAGTTCCATCAGATATAGGAGAACTGAAGGCCATTGTAGATCTAGATCTTTCTGGTAACCACTTTTCAGGCATGTTACCAAGCAAATTGGGGGACCTCGAAAGCGTGAAGTCTCTTGACCTGTCGAACAATTCATTTTCAGGCTCAATTCCATTATCCGTTGCCAACTTGATAAGCTTGGAGTTCTTGGATTTGTCTTTAAATGCTTTGTCAGGTACTATTCCGAAGTCTATGGAAAAACTCTCATACCTTAAAAGCATTAAtgtttcatttaatgatttagaAGGTGTAATACCCAGTGGTGGCGTGTTTGCAAATTCCACTGTGCAATCATTTCTTGGGAATAAAGGTCTATGTGGAATGCACATATTGAAGTTTCCTGCTTGCCCTATCACTAATCCTGGAGAACATACAAAGTCTAAGAAGCTTGTGCTTAAAATTGTTATTCCAGTGATTACCTCACTATTTCTAATATCCTTGTTGGTGTCGGCTTGGATAATGAAACGAAAGAAGAAAGGAAAATCCAACGATGTAGAAAAGACACCGAGTATCGAGACTCGTCAATTAGTTTCTTATCGCGAGATTCAACGAGCAACAAATAATTTTGATGGATCCAATTTAATTGGTGTGGGAGGTTCTGGCTCTGTGTACAAAGGCACATTATCTAGTGGAATTGTGGTGGCGATAAAGGTTCTAGATTTGGAAAATGAGGAAGTGTGCAAAAGGTTTGATACTGAATGTGAAGTGATGAGAAATGTTAGGCACAGAAATCTTGTTCCGGTGATTACCACTTGTTGCTGTGAATACATAAGAGCCTTTGTTCTGCAGTATATGCCCAATGGAAGTTTTGAGAATTGGTTGTACAAAGAAGATCGCCACTTGAACCTTCTTCAAAGAGTTGCCATAATGCATGATGTGGCTGTAGCAATTGAATATCTACACCATGGCTGTGACACTCCGATAGTTCATTGCGACCTGAAGCCAGCCAACGTTCTTTTGGATGAAGATATGGTGGCACACGTTGGTGATTTTGGCATCTCTCAGATACTAGCCGTAAGCAAGTCCATGGCACATACTGAGACATTCGGCACTCTTGGTTACATTGCACCAG AATATGGCTCGGAGGGAATCGTGTCCACTAGTAGTGATGTTTACAGCTATGGAATCATGATGATAGAGCTATTGGTCAAAAGAAGACCAACCGATGATGAGATATTCAATGAAAATCTTGGGTTGAGGCAGTGGATTAGACGAGCATTTCCCAAGACGATTATGGAAGTTGTTGATGTCAATCTTCTCCACGAGGAAGAACATGTCAATTCCAAAAGTGAAATCTGCATAGCCTCCATGACGGAATTGGCATTGGATTGCACAGAGGAAAAGCCAGAGTCGAGGATAGATATGACAGACGTAGTCAAGAGGCTtaacaaaatcaagaacacatttTTGGAAACATAG